The Fusobacterium necrophorum subsp. necrophorum genome includes the window TCTCAGCAGAAACTTTTTTCCCATCTAACAATTTCATTCAAAATGCTCTCCTTCCTGTAAAAAATTTCCATTGATTAAGTCAACTCCCGATAGCATTTTTTTATTTTCCGGCTTTGCTTTGGTAATAATGACATTTCCACTTCCCGTTGCCACTAAAACTCCTTTCCCTTTGACATATGAAAGAATCTCCCCTGCCTTTCCTTGCAGTCTTCCTCCTTTCTCCTCTTCCACCCTAGCAATTTTAAATTGCTTTCCTTGATATATGGTAAAAGCTCCCGGAAAAGGATCCATTCCTCTTACGAAATTAAAAATTTCTCTTGCAGACTGATTCCAACAAATCTTACAATCTTCTTTCCGAAAAGGCTTTACAAAAGTGGCTTTTACTTCATCCTGTGGAATAGCTTGTATTTGTTGTTTTTCCATGTTTCGAATGGTTTCTATTAGCAAATTTGCCCCCATTTGCTGCAATCTATCGTGTAAACTGGCACAATTATCTTCTTCCAATATCTCCACACTGGCCTGTGCCAAAACAGGACCGGCATCCAACTCTTCCACTACATACATAATGCTGACACCGCTTTCTTTTTCCCCATGGATAATAGAAGCATGAATAGGAGCTGCTCCTCTATATTTCGGTAACAAAGAAGAATGGACATTAATCACTCCATATTTAGGAATTCCCAGTATTTCTTTCGGTAAAATTTTTCCGTAAGCAACAACAACAATTAAATCTGGGTGATAATCTCTAATTTTTTGTATTACTTCGATATCCCGAATAGAATTGGGTTGTAATACTTCTAAGTGGTGCTCTAAAGCATATTGCTTCACTGGTGTATACTGAATCTTTTTTCCCCTTTGATTCGGTTTGTCTATTTTGGTAAACACGGCAAGTACTTCATGCTCTTCTTCCAACTTTTTTAAAGAAGATACTGCAAATTCCGGAGTTCCCATAAATAAAATTCTCACTCTATTTTTTCTCCCTTTCCATTTCTTCAATCAATTCTAAAAAAGATTTCACATCGTCAAATTCTTTATAGACAGATGCAAACCTCACGTAGGCAACCTGATCTATT containing:
- the fmt gene encoding methionyl-tRNA formyltransferase; its protein translation is MRILFMGTPEFAVSSLKKLEEEHEVLAVFTKIDKPNQRGKKIQYTPVKQYALEHHLEVLQPNSIRDIEVIQKIRDYHPDLIVVVAYGKILPKEILGIPKYGVINVHSSLLPKYRGAAPIHASIIHGEKESGVSIMYVVEELDAGPVLAQASVEILEEDNCASLHDRLQQMGANLLIETIRNMEKQQIQAIPQDEVKATFVKPFRKEDCKICWNQSAREIFNFVRGMDPFPGAFTIYQGKQFKIARVEEEKGGRLQGKAGEILSYVKGKGVLVATGSGNVIITKAKPENKKMLSGVDLINGNFLQEGEHFE